A stretch of the Bacillus sp. B-jedd genome encodes the following:
- a CDS encoding Bcr/CflA family multidrug efflux MFS transporter: MNENSKKKRLQLALLLGSLGILGPFTIDTYLPAFPTIVKEFDTTASLVQISLTAALLGLGLGQLVIGPLSDVKGRRKPLLFFMGLYILASLACAIAPNIYLLIAARFVQGFAASGGIVLSRAIVRDLYSGKELTKFFTLMVLVGNLGPIIAPIAGGAIIAFQDWKWVFIVLACIGVILTITVSFKLKETLPPEKRVPSNLPQVLGNFGTLFKNKEFMGYAFTQGFITAGIFAYVSGIPFVYQNIYGVTPQQFSLLFGVNGLALILGSQSVGRLTDIISERTFLKIGLSLANLSSFGLFIALLLNAPLIGVAIPVFFFLSSISMIGTSSFTLAIQSQGHMAGSASALLGVLPFVMGSLAAPLVGIGGAYTGVPMATVIFGASTLAFMCYFFLVRKSKVQETVLVVERKA; encoded by the coding sequence ATGAATGAAAATAGCAAAAAGAAGCGGCTGCAGCTCGCTTTGCTTTTAGGCTCACTAGGCATTTTAGGGCCATTTACGATCGATACGTATTTACCGGCCTTCCCTACCATTGTAAAGGAATTTGATACGACAGCCTCACTTGTCCAAATCAGTTTGACTGCGGCTTTATTAGGGCTGGGCTTGGGGCAATTGGTGATCGGGCCATTGAGTGATGTGAAGGGACGGCGGAAGCCATTGTTGTTCTTCATGGGCCTATACATCCTGGCATCCCTCGCATGCGCAATCGCACCGAATATCTATCTCCTTATAGCGGCCCGTTTTGTGCAAGGATTCGCGGCGTCCGGCGGGATTGTCTTATCTAGAGCCATCGTAAGGGATCTTTATAGCGGAAAAGAACTAACAAAGTTTTTTACGTTGATGGTGTTGGTAGGTAACCTCGGGCCAATTATTGCTCCAATTGCAGGAGGGGCCATCATTGCTTTTCAGGATTGGAAATGGGTATTTATCGTCTTGGCATGTATTGGGGTTATTTTGACCATTACTGTTTCATTTAAGTTAAAAGAGACTCTGCCACCAGAAAAGCGTGTTCCGAGCAATTTGCCTCAAGTTCTCGGCAATTTCGGAACATTATTCAAAAACAAAGAGTTCATGGGCTATGCCTTTACACAAGGGTTCATTACGGCTGGTATTTTTGCCTATGTATCTGGCATTCCGTTCGTTTATCAAAACATTTACGGCGTAACTCCTCAGCAGTTTAGCCTTTTATTTGGGGTCAATGGGTTAGCCTTGATACTTGGCAGCCAGTCAGTCGGCCGCTTGACAGACATTATTTCAGAACGGACTTTCTTGAAAATAGGTCTGTCGTTAGCGAATTTATCAAGCTTCGGTTTATTCATTGCGCTCCTATTGAACGCCCCGCTGATCGGTGTCGCAATTCCGGTTTTCTTTTTCCTATCTTCCATAAGCATGATTGGAACATCGTCTTTCACCTTGGCCATACAGTCTCAAGGGCATATGGCTGGCAGCGCTTCAGCTTTATTGGGGGTATTGCCCTTTGTCATGGGATCGTTGGCCGCCCCACTTGTAGGAATTGGGGGAGCCTATACAGGAGTACCGATGGCCACTGTCATTTTTGGCGCCAGTACTTTAGCATTTATGTGTTACTTTTTCCTTGTCAGAAAATCGAAAGTCCAGGAGACGGTTTTGGTGGTAGAGCGTAAAGCTTGA
- the dpaL gene encoding diaminopropionate ammonia-lyase has product METSTLTNAGINYILNENAGKSDYEKASAAFMSQEAVEKVRNFHASFPEYKVTPLQSLAELSKQLGVSNLWVKDESYRFGLNAFKVLGGSFAVGKYLAGKLNADISELSFEKLRSEQVKAKLGDITFVTATDGNHGRGIAWAANQLGQKSVVYMPKGSSEIRLNNIRKEGSEASITDLNYDDTVRLASQKAEENGWVLLQDTAWDGYEKIPFWIMQGYGTLLDEAMEQIAETGSGRPTHVFLQAGVGSFAGSMLGYLVEKFGDERPMTVIVEPDKAECHYKSINVGDGKPYSVTGDLDTIMAGLACGEPSLSSWGILKDYAEAFVSCPDYVAARGMRILANPLGSDPHVVSGESGAVGVGLVSLLSQNKNLNEMKNALKLNRDSKILIISTEGDTDPDHYRKVVWDGAYPSVY; this is encoded by the coding sequence ATGGAAACTTCAACATTAACCAATGCAGGAATCAACTATATTCTTAATGAAAATGCAGGAAAATCAGATTATGAAAAAGCATCGGCGGCATTTATGAGTCAGGAGGCAGTTGAAAAGGTCAGGAACTTTCATGCAAGCTTTCCAGAGTACAAAGTAACCCCACTTCAAAGTTTAGCCGAACTGTCCAAACAATTAGGAGTAAGCAATCTATGGGTGAAGGATGAATCTTATCGATTTGGGCTGAATGCCTTTAAGGTACTGGGAGGTTCCTTTGCTGTTGGCAAATACTTGGCGGGAAAATTGAACGCCGACATTTCAGAGCTGTCTTTTGAAAAACTAAGAAGTGAACAGGTGAAAGCGAAGCTTGGGGATATCACGTTTGTCACCGCAACGGATGGAAACCATGGCAGGGGGATTGCCTGGGCGGCAAACCAGCTCGGGCAAAAATCAGTCGTCTATATGCCAAAAGGGTCCTCCGAAATACGATTGAACAATATCCGAAAAGAAGGTTCGGAAGCTTCGATAACCGATTTGAATTACGATGACACAGTCAGGCTGGCGAGCCAGAAGGCTGAAGAAAATGGCTGGGTTTTGCTGCAGGATACAGCATGGGATGGATATGAAAAAATTCCCTTCTGGATTATGCAGGGGTATGGAACTCTTCTCGATGAAGCCATGGAACAAATTGCCGAAACGGGCAGCGGCCGGCCGACGCATGTCTTTTTACAGGCTGGAGTGGGGTCTTTTGCCGGGAGTATGCTCGGATATCTCGTTGAGAAATTTGGGGATGAGCGCCCTATGACGGTTATTGTCGAGCCGGATAAAGCTGAATGTCATTACAAATCCATCAATGTTGGCGACGGGAAGCCGTATTCTGTTACAGGTGATTTGGATACGATTATGGCAGGGCTGGCATGCGGGGAGCCAAGCTTATCTTCCTGGGGCATTTTAAAAGATTATGCCGAAGCTTTCGTTTCTTGTCCGGATTATGTGGCCGCAAGGGGGATGCGGATTCTGGCTAACCCATTAGGTAGTGACCCTCATGTTGTTTCAGGTGAGTCAGGCGCGGTAGGTGTGGGATTGGTCAGTCTATTATCTCAAAACAAAAATCTCAATGAAATGAAGAATGCATTGAAACTGAATCGGGATTCGAAAATTCTAATTATCAGCACAGAAGGCGACACGGATCCGGATCATTATAGAAAAGTAGTATGGGATGGGGCATATCCTTCGGTCTATTAA
- a CDS encoding FIMAH domain-containing protein produces the protein MGKKRYCKLLSSFLIVMLIASFFQFNVSAEKNKDETVVAKLKGRGFKEVQNLGTPASGAVVTDAVFGKENGRDVVYTTANGGLFNAIDVKTNTVLFNAQLGKVSQVWTHIIAPDGTVYIAGLAESNAGELWRYSPETKSVTNLGIPDRSHQFWSSTTDDQGNVYIGTYKEKEGKIFKYDVIQQKFVDLGKVDIKGDASYVRSLTYHDGYLYAGLGVTGSVYRINTETLEKENITKNAADIMGKTLEEMQFAYDMEVAGDYLFVRFSGVSAILIYDLTAQEWKNRVIGGIKGDGSEDDFGAFGYSQLAVNDGKTYVINERHILEVDVTTLETRETGIRYPAGWRGSAFVDFSEDSTDLRLVTVKRSGEIMTVDLDAKKIIDLPLAMNGNLPLALHSLGLGPDGNLYMTTYPGGPKGARYNTKSGEITTYSQGQAEGMAAGNGSDMYFGIYSGASIQKMNTDTLKTETLFNLYDVYEQDRPYIMKFENEKLLIGTIPYYQKLGGTLTIYDPITGERETHRNIVQDQSIVGLAYKDGKIYGSTTIRGGLDIEPTAKKAKMFVWDVKGQKKITELELDLPELDAPPMISGLTFDEDGLLWGAVDGILFAMNPDTYEIVKSKNLYPNIKNRGMWRPVHILFGEDGLLYTDIGGKLAVVDPKSEDLKHVSLIESGPEVSFIELAYDNEGNQNIYFIDGDQHYLKMIPVIDGGKLPVVPIFETVPVPVENAGFEETVGENNSIPGWSSLFGLTNNVSYKITNEKAKTGNNSMKITDRAQNETVFVVSDPIPVTAGVEYTGTVELFLEDGSASFFIRYFDASGKQVGKDVDGVNIIHVRGGHKKWQTVRATVKAPENAVSARLFGGTSNFFTTSGAYYDDFKLTYEREVVLDKVVLSGENTLLQGEEMETKLSVLLTNGDSVDLDKVDDVEWINSSPQVAALENGKITGKNAGTTEIQAIVTYQGKEYTSNKLTVAVTVTTATLANQIAELQTSKQIEHSLAKQLTNRLDQAQHHYDKGDVQQAKKHLEDFTKHLNNSDAGNEIKAMLTNNVNAIWE, from the coding sequence ATGGGAAAAAAACGTTATTGCAAATTGCTCTCAAGCTTCTTAATTGTCATGTTAATCGCTAGTTTTTTTCAATTTAATGTAAGCGCCGAAAAAAATAAGGATGAGACTGTGGTTGCAAAGTTGAAGGGCCGTGGTTTTAAAGAAGTGCAGAATCTGGGTACTCCTGCTTCAGGTGCAGTTGTAACGGATGCCGTATTTGGAAAAGAGAATGGGAGAGATGTTGTCTATACAACAGCAAATGGCGGGCTATTTAATGCTATTGATGTGAAAACCAATACGGTTCTGTTTAACGCGCAATTAGGAAAAGTGAGTCAGGTTTGGACACATATCATCGCTCCGGATGGTACCGTTTATATTGCTGGTTTAGCAGAAAGCAATGCTGGTGAACTTTGGAGATATTCACCAGAAACAAAATCTGTTACGAATCTGGGGATTCCGGATCGAAGTCATCAATTCTGGAGCAGCACAACAGATGATCAAGGGAATGTCTATATCGGTACCTACAAGGAAAAGGAAGGTAAGATATTCAAATACGACGTCATACAGCAAAAATTTGTTGATCTAGGAAAAGTAGATATCAAAGGTGATGCTAGTTATGTGCGATCGTTAACCTACCACGACGGTTATCTCTATGCAGGCTTGGGGGTGACGGGAAGTGTGTATCGAATCAACACTGAGACTTTAGAAAAAGAAAATATCACGAAAAATGCAGCTGATATCATGGGGAAAACACTTGAAGAAATGCAATTCGCATATGATATGGAGGTTGCTGGAGATTACCTATTTGTACGTTTTAGTGGTGTAAGTGCTATTTTGATTTATGATTTAACTGCACAAGAGTGGAAAAATAGAGTAATAGGTGGTATAAAAGGTGATGGTTCTGAGGATGACTTCGGAGCTTTTGGATATTCACAATTAGCTGTGAATGATGGCAAAACATATGTAATTAACGAACGTCATATTTTAGAAGTGGATGTAACCACATTGGAAACAAGAGAAACGGGTATCCGTTATCCTGCAGGATGGCGGGGAAGTGCGTTTGTTGACTTTAGTGAGGACTCCACAGATTTACGTCTTGTTACGGTAAAAAGGTCCGGAGAAATTATGACAGTGGATTTGGATGCCAAGAAAATAATCGATTTACCTTTAGCGATGAATGGGAATTTGCCGTTAGCATTACATAGTCTTGGACTTGGTCCTGATGGCAACCTCTACATGACTACTTACCCTGGAGGGCCAAAAGGGGCAAGATACAACACGAAATCAGGTGAAATCACCACGTATTCTCAAGGTCAAGCGGAAGGTATGGCTGCTGGTAATGGCTCTGATATGTACTTCGGTATATACTCCGGAGCATCTATTCAAAAGATGAATACCGATACACTAAAAACTGAGACACTTTTCAATTTATATGATGTGTATGAACAAGACCGTCCATATATCATGAAATTTGAGAATGAAAAATTATTAATCGGGACAATTCCATACTATCAAAAATTAGGTGGAACGCTAACCATCTATGACCCTATTACAGGGGAAAGAGAGACACATAGAAATATTGTCCAAGATCAAAGTATCGTTGGCCTAGCTTATAAGGATGGCAAGATTTACGGCTCTACCACAATCCGTGGCGGGTTAGATATCGAACCCACTGCAAAAAAGGCAAAAATGTTTGTGTGGGATGTAAAAGGCCAAAAGAAAATTACAGAACTTGAATTAGACTTACCGGAATTGGATGCACCTCCAATGATAAGCGGACTTACCTTTGATGAGGATGGTTTGTTATGGGGAGCCGTTGATGGGATTTTATTTGCAATGAACCCTGATACGTATGAAATCGTTAAATCCAAGAATTTATATCCGAATATCAAAAATAGAGGAATGTGGAGACCTGTTCATATCCTGTTTGGAGAAGATGGGTTACTATATACGGACATTGGCGGAAAATTAGCAGTAGTAGATCCAAAATCTGAAGATCTCAAACATGTCAGTTTGATTGAGTCGGGACCTGAAGTCTCGTTTATTGAGCTCGCATACGATAATGAAGGCAACCAAAATATTTATTTTATCGACGGTGACCAACATTATTTAAAGATGATTCCTGTCATTGATGGAGGGAAACTACCTGTTGTACCAATATTCGAAACAGTTCCCGTACCAGTTGAAAATGCAGGATTTGAAGAAACCGTAGGAGAAAACAATTCTATTCCGGGTTGGTCGTCTTTATTTGGGCTTACAAATAATGTTTCGTACAAGATAACCAATGAAAAGGCTAAAACAGGAAACAATTCTATGAAGATTACGGATAGGGCTCAAAATGAAACAGTGTTTGTCGTTTCAGATCCGATTCCGGTTACAGCTGGTGTTGAGTATACTGGTACAGTAGAATTGTTTTTAGAGGATGGCAGTGCAAGCTTCTTTATCCGTTATTTTGATGCATCTGGTAAGCAAGTTGGGAAGGATGTGGATGGTGTCAACATCATTCACGTTAGGGGCGGACATAAAAAATGGCAAACGGTGCGTGCAACGGTCAAAGCTCCTGAAAATGCCGTTTCTGCCAGATTATTTGGAGGGACTTCTAACTTCTTTACAACGTCAGGAGCATATTATGATGACTTCAAATTAACGTACGAAAGAGAAGTTGTACTAGATAAAGTGGTGCTCTCCGGAGAAAACACACTACTCCAGGGTGAGGAAATGGAAACCAAACTATCTGTGCTTCTTACGAATGGAGATTCAGTCGACCTAGATAAAGTTGATGATGTAGAGTGGATAAATAGTTCACCACAGGTTGCTGCGTTAGAGAACGGAAAAATTACCGGTAAAAATGCAGGAACTACAGAAATTCAAGCAATCGTGACTTATCAAGGTAAAGAATACACATCAAATAAGCTTACCGTGGCAGTTACCGTCACCACAGCCACATTAGCTAATCAGATTGCAGAGCTTCAAACATCTAAACAAATCGAACATTCACTAGCAAAACAACTAACAAACCGTTTAGACCAAGCACAGCATCATTACGATAAAGGCGACGTTCAACAAGCAAAAAAACACCTTGAAGACTTTACAAAGCACCTAAATAATAGTGATGCTGGCAATGAAATTAAAGCAATGCTCACTAACAACGTAAACGCTATATGGGAATAA
- a CDS encoding ribonuclease E inhibitor RraB produces the protein MKFPNDADGEALRSLFDEGVNFKKPQSVEFFIAVPDKGTGEKLLTVLKEEGFHGLLEQDDETDEWACSCSKRMLLNHDELKKVQETLDKISKPYGGHADGWGVFID, from the coding sequence ATGAAATTTCCAAACGACGCGGATGGAGAAGCATTGCGCAGTTTGTTTGATGAAGGCGTTAATTTTAAAAAGCCACAGTCAGTCGAGTTTTTTATCGCGGTGCCTGATAAGGGAACAGGCGAAAAGCTTCTGACCGTTTTGAAGGAAGAAGGCTTTCATGGCTTACTGGAGCAGGACGATGAAACAGATGAGTGGGCTTGCAGCTGCTCGAAAAGAATGCTCCTTAATCATGACGAATTAAAAAAAGTGCAGGAAACGCTGGATAAAATAAGCAAGCCTTACGGCGGCCATGCGGATGGCTGGGGCGTTTTTATAGATTAG
- a CDS encoding cold-shock protein — protein MEQGTVKWFNAEKGFGFIEREGGEDVFVHFSAIQSEGFKSLDEGQKVTFDVEQGARGPQAANVQKA, from the coding sequence ATGGAACAAGGTACAGTTAAATGGTTTAACGCAGAAAAAGGCTTCGGATTCATCGAGCGCGAAGGTGGAGAAGACGTATTCGTTCATTTCTCTGCAATCCAATCTGAAGGCTTCAAATCATTAGACGAAGGTCAAAAAGTAACTTTCGACGTTGAGCAAGGCGCACGTGGACCACAAGCTGCTAACGTTCAAAAAGCTTAA